One window of the Triticum dicoccoides isolate Atlit2015 ecotype Zavitan chromosome 3B, WEW_v2.0, whole genome shotgun sequence genome contains the following:
- the LOC119282613 gene encoding UDP-glycosyltransferase 76C2-like, which translates to MASEAGKAPASPGRRVLMFPLPFQGHLNPMLQLADVLHARGLRVTLFRAAFNAPEPVAGYRFVPVGAGVPAADLVPTGSDADFVGALLRFNERLQGAFHDSLREVLEEEEGARPACLVLDSNLRGMQVVADRLGVPTLVLRTGGAACLAAYMAFPALCDKGLLPLQDHAQLNMQLDDLQPLQLGDMVFSTTTPHETMCNCLERIMESARYSSGVIINTFSELEGADLQKIIHGVGVPVYAVGPLHKISSGAQSSLLDADKTCLNWLDKQEAKSVLFVSLGSLASMTHEELVETAWGLANSCMPFLWVIRKNLVQCSRKVGLLEGFEEVTCGRGMVVSWAPQQEVLGHQAVGGFWTHNGWNSTLESICEGVPMICRPHFVDQMINARYVQEFWKIGFQLEGKLERGKIETSVRKLFCQEEGREMRQRANDLKDKATQCMKKGGSSKTRINLLVNFIMSLPSSI; encoded by the exons ATGGCCAGCGAGGCGGGGAAGGCTCCGGCGAGCCCCGGCCGGCGCGTGCTCATGTTCCCGCTGCCGTTCCAGGGCCACCTGAACCCGATGCTACAGCTGGCGGACGTGCTGCACGCCCGGGGCCTCCGCGTCACCCTCTTCCGCGCCGCCTTCAACGCGCCGGAACCCGTGGCAGGGTACCGCTTCGTGCCCGTCGGGGCCGGCGTGCCGGCCGCCGACCTCGTGCCCACGGGCAGCGACGCTGACTTCGTCGGGGCGCTGCTGCGCTTCAACGAGCGCCTGCAAGGAGCTTTCCACGACAGCCTCCGCGAggtgctggaggaggaggagggagcgcGGCCGGCGTGCCTGGTGCTGGACTCCAACCTCCGAGGCATGCAGGTGGTCGCCGACCGGCTCGGCGTGCCGACGCTGGTGCTTCGCACGGGTGGCGCGGCCTGCCTCGCGGCCTACATGGCCTTCCCGGCGCTCTGCGACAAGGGCCTCCTCCCGCTACAAG ATCATGCGCAATTGAACATGCAACTGGATGATCTCCAACCACTCCAATTGGGAGATATGGTCTTCTCAACCACTACTCCGCATGAAACAATGTGCAATTGCCTTGAGCGCATTATGGAATCTGCTAGGTATTCTTCTGGTGTCATCATTAATACCTTCAGTGAGCTTGAAGGTGCCGACCTGCAGAAGATCATCCATGGTGTAGGTGTCCCAGTGTATGCGGTTGGTCCGCTTCACAAGATATCTTCAGGTGCCCAGAGCAGCCTATTGGATGCTGATAAAACTTGTTTGAATTGGCTGGACAAGCAGGAGGCGAAGTCCGTTCTATTCGTGAGCCTTGGGAGCTTGGCATCCATGACCCATGAAGAGCTCGTGGAGACCGCATGGGGCTTAGCCAATAGCTGCATGCCATTTCTTTGGGTGATTAGGAAAAACTTGGTTCAGTGTTCAAGGAAGGTAGGCCTACTTGAAGGCTTTGAGGAGGTAACATGCGGTAGGGGAATGGTGGTGAGCTGGGCCCCTCAACAAGAAGTCCTTGGGCACCAAGCGGTTGGTGGCTTTTGGACCCATAACGGCTGGAACTCGACGTTGGAAAGCATATGTGAGGGTGTTCCAATGATATGTAGACCCCATTTTGTCGATCAGATGATTAATGCTAGGTATGTCCAAGAATTCTGGAAGATAGGGTTTCAGTTAGAGGGAAAGTTGGAGAGGGGGAAGATTGAGACGAGTGTTAGAAAGTTGTTTTGCCAGGAAGAAGGTAGAGAGATGAGGCAGAGGGCAAATGATCTCAAGGACAAAGCAACCCAGTGTATGAAGAAAGGAGGCTCTTCAAAAACTAGAATCAATTTGTTAGTGAATTTTATAATGTCATTACCTTCTTCCATTTAG